One window from the genome of Saimiri boliviensis isolate mSaiBol1 chromosome 2, mSaiBol1.pri, whole genome shotgun sequence encodes:
- the CA9 gene encoding carbonic anhydrase 9, whose product MAPLCPSPWPPLLIPAPAPGLTVQLLLSLVLLAPAHSQRLPRIQEDAPLEGGSSKEDDPLSKEDLPSEEEPPREEDPPREEDPPGPGDLPRGEDLPEVKHKPEGEGSLKSEDLSTVEAPGDPQEPQNNAHRDKEGDDQSHWRYGGDPPWPQVSPACGSRFQSPVDIRPQLAAFCPALRPLELLGFELSPLPELRLRNNGHSVQLTLPPGLEMALGPGQEYRALQLHLHWGAAGRPGSEHTVDGHRFPAEIHVVHLSTAFAEVDKALGRPGGLAVLAAFLQEDPEENSAYEQLLSRLKEITEEGSETQVPGLDVSALLPSDLSRYFRYQGSLTTPPCAQGVIWTVFNQTVRLSAKQLHILSDTLWGPGDSRLQMNFRATQPLNGRVIEASFPAGVDSSPRAAEPVQLNSCLAAGDILALVFGLLFAVTSVAFLVQMRRQHRRGAKAGVSYRPAEVVETGA is encoded by the exons ATGGCTCCCCTGtgccccagcccctggccccCTCTGTTGATCCCAGCCCCTGCTCCAGGCCTCACTGTACAATTGCTGCTGTCACTGGTGCTCCTGGCGCCTGCCCATTCCCAGAGGCTGCCCCGGATACAGGAGGATGCCCCCCTGGAAGGAGGCTCATCTAAGGAAGATGACCCACTGAGCAAGGAGGATCTGCCCAGTGAAGAGGAGCCACCCAGAGAGGAGGATCCACCCAGAGAGGAGGATCCACCTGGACCAGGAGATCTACCCAGAGGAGAGGATCTGCCTGAAGTTAAGCATAAACCAGAAGGAGAGGGCTCCCTGAAGTCAGAGGATCTATCTACTGTTGAGGCTCCTGGAGATCCTCAAGAACCCCAGAATAATGCCCACAGGGACAAGGAAG GGGATGACCAGAGTCATTGGCGCTATGGAG GCGACCCGCCCTGGCCCCAGGTGTCCCCAGCGTGTGGGAGCCGCTTCCAGTCCCCGGTGGATATCCGCCCCCAGCTCGCCGCCTTCTGCCCCGCCCTGCGGCcgctggaactcctgggcttcgAGCTCTCGCCGCTCCCAGAACTGCGCCTGCGCAACAATGGCCACAGCG TGCAGctgactctgcctcccgggctggAGATGGCTCTGGGTCCCGGGCAGGAGTACCGAGCCCTGCAGCTGCATCTGCACTGGGGAGCTGCGGGTCGTCCGGGCTCTGAGCACACTGTGGACGGCCACCGTTTCCCTGCCGAG ATCCACGTGGTTCACCTCAGCACCGCCTTTGCTGAAGTTGACAAGGCACTGGGGCGCCCCGGAGGCCTGGCCGTGTTGGCTGCCTTTCTGCAG GAGGACCCAGAAGAAAACAGTGCCTATGAGCAGCTGCTGTCTCGCTTGAAAGAAATCACTGAGGAAG GCTCAGAGACTCAGGTCCCAGGACTGGATGTATCTGCACTCCTACCCTCTGACCTCAGCCGCTACTTCCGATATCAGGGGTCTCTGACTACACCGCCCTGTGCCCAGGGTGTCATCTGGACTGTGTTTAACCAGACAGTGAGGCTGAGCGCTAAGCAG ctccacatcctctctgacACCCTGTGGGGACCTGGCGACTCTCGGCTACAGATGAACTTCCGAGCGACGCAGCCTTTGAATGGGCGAGTGATTGAGGCCTCCTTCCCTGCTGGAGTGGACAGCAGTCCTCGGGCTGCTGAGCCAG tCCAACTGAACTCCTGCCTGGCTGCTG GTGACATCCTAGCCCTGGTTTTTGGCCTCCTTTTTGCTGTCACCAGCGTCGCCTTCCTTGTGCAGATGAGAAGGCAGCACAG AAGGGGGGCCAAAGCGGGTGTTAGCTATCGCCCAGCAGAGGTAGTGGAGACTGGAGCCTAG
- the TPM2 gene encoding tropomyosin beta chain isoform X5: MDAIKKKMQMLKLDKENAIDRAEQAEADKKQAEDRCKQLEEEQQALQKKLKGTEDEVEKYSESVKEAQEKLEQAEKKATDAEADVASLNRRIQLVEEELDRAQERLATALQKLEEAEKAADESERGMKVIENRAMKDEEKMELQEMQLKEAKHIAEDSDRKYEEVARKLVILEGELERSEERAEVAESRARQLEEELRTMDQALKSLMASEEEYSTKEDKYEEEIKLLEEKLKEAETRAEFAERSVAKLEKTIDDLEETLASAKEENVEIHQTLDQTLLELNNL; encoded by the exons ATGGACGCCATCAAGAAGAAGATGCAGATGCTGAAGCTGGACAAGGAGAACGCCATCGACCGCGCCGAGCAGGCCGAAGCCGACAAGAAGCAAGCTGAGGATCGCTGCAAGCAG ctggaggaggagcagcaggcCCTCCAGAAGAAGCTGAAGGGGACAGAGGATGAAGTGGAAAAGTATTCTGAATCTGTGAAGGAGGCCCAGGAGAAACTGGAGCAGGCCGAGAAGAAGGCCACCGAT GCTGAGGCAGATGTGGCCTCCCTGAACCGCCGCATTCAGCTGGTAGAGGAGGAGCTGGACCGGGCCCAGGAGCGCCTGGCTACAGCCctgcagaagctggaggaggctgagaaggCAGCTGATGAGAGCGAGAG AGGAATGAAGGTCATCGAAAACCGGGCCATGAAGGACGAGGAGAAGATGGAGCTGCAGGAGATGCAGCTGAAAGAGGCCAAGCACATCGCTGAGGATTCAGACCGCAAATATGAGGAG GTGGCCAGGAAGCTGGTTATCCTGGAAGGAGAGCTGGAGCGCTCAGAAGAGAGAGCTGAGGTGGCCGAGAG CCGAGCCAGACAGCTGGAGGAGGAACTTCGAACCATGGACCAGGCCCTCAAGTCCCTGATGGCCTCAGAGGAGGAG TATTCCACCAAAGAAGATAAATATGAAGAGGAGATCAAACTGCTGGAGGAGAAGCTGAAAGAG GCTGAGACTCGAGCAGAGTTTGCCGAAAGGTCTGTGGCAAAGTTGGAGAAAACCATCGATGACCTGGAAG AGACCTTGGCCAGTGCCAAGGAGGAGAACGTCGAGATTCACCAGACCTTGGACCAGACCCTGCTGGAACTCAACAACCTGTGA
- the TPM2 gene encoding tropomyosin beta chain isoform X3: protein MDAIKKKMQMLKLDKENAIDRAEQAEADKKQAEDRCKQLEEEQQALQKKLKGTEDEVEKYSESVKEAQEKLEQAEKKATDAEADVASLNRRIQLVEEELDRAQERLATALQKLEEAEKAADESERGMKVIENRAMKDEEKMELQEMQLKEAKHIAEDSDRKYEEVARKLVILEGELERSEERAEVAESKCGDLEEELKIVTNNLKSLEAQADKYSTKEDKYEEEIKLLEEKLKEAETRAEFAERSVAKLEKTIDDLEETLASAKEENVEIHQTLDQTLLELNNL from the exons ATGGACGCCATCAAGAAGAAGATGCAGATGCTGAAGCTGGACAAGGAGAACGCCATCGACCGCGCCGAGCAGGCCGAAGCCGACAAGAAGCAAGCTGAGGATCGCTGCAAGCAG ctggaggaggagcagcaggcCCTCCAGAAGAAGCTGAAGGGGACAGAGGATGAAGTGGAAAAGTATTCTGAATCTGTGAAGGAGGCCCAGGAGAAACTGGAGCAGGCCGAGAAGAAGGCCACCGAT GCTGAGGCAGATGTGGCCTCCCTGAACCGCCGCATTCAGCTGGTAGAGGAGGAGCTGGACCGGGCCCAGGAGCGCCTGGCTACAGCCctgcagaagctggaggaggctgagaaggCAGCTGATGAGAGCGAGAG AGGAATGAAGGTCATCGAAAACCGGGCCATGAAGGACGAGGAGAAGATGGAGCTGCAGGAGATGCAGCTGAAAGAGGCCAAGCACATCGCTGAGGATTCAGACCGCAAATATGAGGAG GTGGCCAGGAAGCTGGTTATCCTGGAAGGAGAGCTGGAGCGCTCAGAAGAGAGAGCTGAGGTGGCCGAGAG TAAATGTGGGGACCTAGAGGAGGAGCTGAAAATTGTTACCAACAACTTGAAATCCCTGGAGGCCCAGGCGGACAAG TATTCCACCAAAGAAGATAAATATGAAGAGGAGATCAAACTGCTGGAGGAGAAGCTGAAAGAG GCTGAGACTCGAGCAGAGTTTGCCGAAAGGTCTGTGGCAAAGTTGGAGAAAACCATCGATGACCTGGAAG AGACCTTGGCCAGTGCCAAGGAGGAGAACGTCGAGATTCACCAGACCTTGGACCAGACCCTGCTGGAACTCAACAACCTGTGA
- the TPM2 gene encoding tropomyosin beta chain isoform X4: MDAIKKKMQMLKLDKENAIDRAEQAEADKKQAEDRCKQLEEEQQALQKKLKGTEDEVEKYSESVKEAQEKLEQAEKKATDAEADVASLNRRIQLVEEELDRAQERLATALQKLEEAEKAADESERGMKVIENRAMKDEEKMELQEMQLKEAKHIAEDSDRKYEEVARKLVILEGELERSEERAEVAESRARQLEEELRTMDQALKSLMASEEEYSTKEDKYEEEIKLLEEKLKEAETRAEFAERSVAKLEKTIDDLEDEVYAQKMKYKAISEELDNALNDITSL, translated from the exons ATGGACGCCATCAAGAAGAAGATGCAGATGCTGAAGCTGGACAAGGAGAACGCCATCGACCGCGCCGAGCAGGCCGAAGCCGACAAGAAGCAAGCTGAGGATCGCTGCAAGCAG ctggaggaggagcagcaggcCCTCCAGAAGAAGCTGAAGGGGACAGAGGATGAAGTGGAAAAGTATTCTGAATCTGTGAAGGAGGCCCAGGAGAAACTGGAGCAGGCCGAGAAGAAGGCCACCGAT GCTGAGGCAGATGTGGCCTCCCTGAACCGCCGCATTCAGCTGGTAGAGGAGGAGCTGGACCGGGCCCAGGAGCGCCTGGCTACAGCCctgcagaagctggaggaggctgagaaggCAGCTGATGAGAGCGAGAG AGGAATGAAGGTCATCGAAAACCGGGCCATGAAGGACGAGGAGAAGATGGAGCTGCAGGAGATGCAGCTGAAAGAGGCCAAGCACATCGCTGAGGATTCAGACCGCAAATATGAGGAG GTGGCCAGGAAGCTGGTTATCCTGGAAGGAGAGCTGGAGCGCTCAGAAGAGAGAGCTGAGGTGGCCGAGAG CCGAGCCAGACAGCTGGAGGAGGAACTTCGAACCATGGACCAGGCCCTCAAGTCCCTGATGGCCTCAGAGGAGGAG TATTCCACCAAAGAAGATAAATATGAAGAGGAGATCAAACTGCTGGAGGAGAAGCTGAAAGAG GCTGAGACTCGAGCAGAGTTTGCCGAAAGGTCTGTGGCAAAGTTGGAGAAAACCATCGATGACCTGGAAG ACGAAGTCTATGCCCAGAAGATGAAGTACAAGGCCATTAGCGAGGAGCTGGACAACGCACTCAATGACATCACCTCCCTCTGA
- the TPM2 gene encoding tropomyosin beta chain isoform X2, which translates to MDAIKKKMQMLKLDKENAIDRAEQAEADKKQAEDRCKQLEEEQQALQKKLKGTEDEVEKYSESVKEAQEKLEQAEKKATDAEADVASLNRRIQLVEEELDRAQERLATALQKLEEAEKAADESERGMKVIENRAMKDEEKMELQEMQLKEAKHIAEDSDRKYEEVARKLVILEGELERSEERAEVAESKCGDLEEELKIVTNNLKSLEAQADKYSTKEDKYEEEIKLLEEKLKEAETRAEFAERSVAKLEKTIDDLEDEVYAQKMKYKAISEELDNALNDITSL; encoded by the exons ATGGACGCCATCAAGAAGAAGATGCAGATGCTGAAGCTGGACAAGGAGAACGCCATCGACCGCGCCGAGCAGGCCGAAGCCGACAAGAAGCAAGCTGAGGATCGCTGCAAGCAG ctggaggaggagcagcaggcCCTCCAGAAGAAGCTGAAGGGGACAGAGGATGAAGTGGAAAAGTATTCTGAATCTGTGAAGGAGGCCCAGGAGAAACTGGAGCAGGCCGAGAAGAAGGCCACCGAT GCTGAGGCAGATGTGGCCTCCCTGAACCGCCGCATTCAGCTGGTAGAGGAGGAGCTGGACCGGGCCCAGGAGCGCCTGGCTACAGCCctgcagaagctggaggaggctgagaaggCAGCTGATGAGAGCGAGAG AGGAATGAAGGTCATCGAAAACCGGGCCATGAAGGACGAGGAGAAGATGGAGCTGCAGGAGATGCAGCTGAAAGAGGCCAAGCACATCGCTGAGGATTCAGACCGCAAATATGAGGAG GTGGCCAGGAAGCTGGTTATCCTGGAAGGAGAGCTGGAGCGCTCAGAAGAGAGAGCTGAGGTGGCCGAGAG TAAATGTGGGGACCTAGAGGAGGAGCTGAAAATTGTTACCAACAACTTGAAATCCCTGGAGGCCCAGGCGGACAAG TATTCCACCAAAGAAGATAAATATGAAGAGGAGATCAAACTGCTGGAGGAGAAGCTGAAAGAG GCTGAGACTCGAGCAGAGTTTGCCGAAAGGTCTGTGGCAAAGTTGGAGAAAACCATCGATGACCTGGAAG ACGAAGTCTATGCCCAGAAGATGAAGTACAAGGCCATTAGCGAGGAGCTGGACAACGCACTCAATGACATCACCTCCCTCTGA
- the TPM2 gene encoding tropomyosin beta chain isoform X1: protein MDAIKKKMQMLKLDKENAIDRAEQAEADKKQAEDRCKQLEEEQQALQKKLKGTEDEVEKYSESVKEAQEKLEQAEKKATDAEADVASLNRRIQLVEEELDRAQERLATALQKLEEAEKAADESERGMKVIENRAMKDEEKMELQEMQLKEAKHIAEDSDRKYEEVARKLVILEGELERSEERAEVAESRARQLEEELRTMDQALKSLMASEEEVATPLNLSGQWRLLSAHLLSISAPQAALSQLLGIGKGLGLLSPACCHSHNLALLFSPLPIPHCAISTVWLHCALTPRSPCHTPPAVNVGT from the exons ATGGACGCCATCAAGAAGAAGATGCAGATGCTGAAGCTGGACAAGGAGAACGCCATCGACCGCGCCGAGCAGGCCGAAGCCGACAAGAAGCAAGCTGAGGATCGCTGCAAGCAG ctggaggaggagcagcaggcCCTCCAGAAGAAGCTGAAGGGGACAGAGGATGAAGTGGAAAAGTATTCTGAATCTGTGAAGGAGGCCCAGGAGAAACTGGAGCAGGCCGAGAAGAAGGCCACCGAT GCTGAGGCAGATGTGGCCTCCCTGAACCGCCGCATTCAGCTGGTAGAGGAGGAGCTGGACCGGGCCCAGGAGCGCCTGGCTACAGCCctgcagaagctggaggaggctgagaaggCAGCTGATGAGAGCGAGAG AGGAATGAAGGTCATCGAAAACCGGGCCATGAAGGACGAGGAGAAGATGGAGCTGCAGGAGATGCAGCTGAAAGAGGCCAAGCACATCGCTGAGGATTCAGACCGCAAATATGAGGAG GTGGCCAGGAAGCTGGTTATCCTGGAAGGAGAGCTGGAGCGCTCAGAAGAGAGAGCTGAGGTGGCCGAGAG CCGAGCCAGACAGCTGGAGGAGGAACTTCGAACCATGGACCAGGCCCTCAAGTCCCTGATGGCCTCAGAGGAGGAGGTAGCAACCCCTCTGAACCTTTCCGGGCAATGGCGCCTTCTCTCAGCTCAccttctctccatctctgcaCCACAGGCTGCTCTCTCTCAGCTGCTGGGGATTGGGAAGGGCCTGGGGCTTCTGAGCCCTGCCTGCTGTCACTCTCACAACTTggctcttctcttctctcctctacCCATCCCCCACTGTGCCATCTCCACTGTCTGGCTTCACTGTGCCCTCACACCCCGCTCCCCCTGCCACACACCCCCTGCAGTAAATGTGGGGACCTAG